The proteins below are encoded in one region of Equus caballus isolate H_3958 breed thoroughbred chromosome 16, TB-T2T, whole genome shotgun sequence:
- the ZBTB47 gene encoding zinc finger and BTB domain-containing protein 47 isoform X2 has translation MLLVEKTTDSPAAEFSLVEDVALHFACLMGRLNEQRLFQPDLCDVDLVLVPQRSVFPAHKGVLAAYSQFFHSLFTQNKQLQRVELSLEALAPGGLQQILNFIYTSKLLVNAANVHEVLSAASLLQMADIAASCQELLDARSLGPPGPGAVALAQPAASCTPAAPPYYCDIKQEADAPGLPKIYAREGPDPYSVRVEDGAGAEGGTAPAAIGPAQPFFKEEKEGGVEEAGGPPASLCKLEGGEELEEELGGSGTYSRREQSQIIVEVNLNNQTLHVSTGPEGKPGAATGPTTMVLGREDGLQRHSEDEEEEEEEEEEEEEEEGGGSGGEEEEEEEEEEEGGSQGEEEDEEEEGHSEQEEEEEDEEEGHSEQDQESSEEEEEGEEGETGGRQGPAGRRSSRAAPAPHSRMATRSRENAQRRGPPEPEEAGRRGGKRPKPPPGVTPAPARGPQATDGLGAKVKLEEKQHHPCQKCPRVFNNRWYLEKHMNVTHSRMQICDQCGKRFLLESELLLHRQTDCERNIQCVTCGKAFKKLWSLHEHNKIVHGYAEKKFSCEICEKKFYTMAHVRKHMVAHTKDMPFTCETCGKSFKRSMSLKVHSLQHSGEKPFRCENCNERFQYKYQLRSHMSIHIGHKQFMCQWCGKDFNMKQYFDEHMKTHTGEKPYICEICGKSFTSRPNMKRHRRTHTGEKPYPCDVCGQRFRFSNMLKAHKEKCFRVSHPLAGDGAPSAPGLSPTQPSAPALPLLPGLPQTLPPPPHLPPPPPLFPTPADAGGRLNASD, from the exons ATG TTGCTGGTTGAGAAGACGACCGACTCACCGGCGGCCGAGTTCTCGCTGGTGGAGGACGTGGCGCTGCACTTCGCCTGCTTGATGGGCCGCCTGAACGAGCAGCGCCTCTTCCAGCCCGACCTCTGCGACGTGGACCTGGTCCTGGTGCCCCAGCGCAGCGTCTTCCCGGCACACAAGGGCGTGCTGGCTGCCTACAGCCAGTTCTTCCACTCCCTCTTCACCCAGAACAAGCAGCTGCAGCGTGTGGAGCTGTCCCTGGAGGCGCTGGCCCCGGGCGGCCTGCAGCAGATCCTCAACTTCATCTACACCTCCAAGCTGCTGGTCAACGCGGCCAACGTGCACGAGGTGCTCAGCGCCGCCTCCTTGCTGCAGATGGCTGACATCGCCGCGTCCTGCCAGGAGCTGCTGGACGCCCGCTCCCTTGGCCCACCGGGCCCTGGCGCTGTGGCCCTGGCCCAGCCAGCTGCCAGCTGCACCCCGGCCGCACCGCCCTACTACTGCGACATCAAGCAGGAGGCCGACGCCCCGGGCCTGCCCAAGATCTATGCCCGAGAGGGCCCTGACCCCTACTCGGTGCGCGTCGAGGACGGGGCAGGGGCCGAGGGTGGCACAGCACCTGCCGCCATCGGGCCAGCTCAGCCCTTCttcaaggaggagaaggagggtggTGTTGAGGAGGCGGGGGGGCCCCCAGCGAGCTTGTGCAagctggagggtggggaggagttgGAGGAAGAGCTTGGGGGTTCTGGCACCTACAGCCGTCGGGAGCAGTCCCAGATCATCGTGGAGGTGAACCTCAACAACCAGACGCTGCACGTGTCTACGGGGCCTGAGGGGAAGCCGGGTGCTGCCACAGGCCCTACCACCATGGTGCTGGGCCGGGAGGATGGGCTGCAAAGACACTcagaggacgaggaggaggaggaagaagaggaggaggaggaggaggaagaggagggtggtggcagtggaggggaagaggaagaggaggaggaggaggaagaggagggtggcagtcagggagaggaggaagatgaggaggaggaagggcacagcgagcaggaggaggaggaggaggacgaagaGGAAGGGCACAGTGAGCAGGATCAAGAgagctcagaggaggaggaggagggggaggaaggagagacggggggcaggcaggggccagcAGGGCGGCGCAGCAGCCGGGCAGCCCCCGCTCCCCACAGTCGCATGGCCACACGGTCCCGAGAGAATGCTCAGCGCCGGGGCCCCCCTGAGCCTGAGGAGGCCGGGCGGCGGGGTGGGAAGCGGCCGAAGCCACCCCCAGGAGTGACCCCTGCACCAGCCCGAGGGCCACAGGCCACGGATGGGCTGGGGGCCAAGGTGAAGCTGGAGGAGAAGCAGCACCACCCGTGCCAGAAGTGCCCGCGTGTTTTCAACAACCGCTGGTACCTGGAAAAACACATGAATGTGACCCACAGCCGCATGCAGATCTGCGACCAGTGCGGCAAGCGCTTCCTGCTGGAGAGCGAGCTGCTGCTGCACCGGCAGACAGACTGCGAGCGCAACATCCAG TGTGTGACGTGTGGCAAAGCTTTTAAGAAGCTCTGGTCCCTCCATGAGCACAACAAGATCGTGCACGGCTACGCGGAAAAAAAGTTCTCGTGTGAGATCTGCGAGAAGAAGTTCTACACCATGGCCCACGTGCGCAAGCACATGGTCG CCCACACCAAGGACATGCCCTTCACCTGCGAGACCTGCGGGAAGTCCTTCAAACGCAGCATGTCTCTCAAGGTGCACTCACTGCAGCACTCTGGGGAGAAGCCGTTCAGATGCGAG AACTGCAATGAGCGCTTCCAGTACAAGTACCAGCTGCGGTCCCACATGAGCATCCACATTGGCCACAAGCAGTTCATGTGCCAGTGGTGTGGCAAGGACTTCAACATGAAGCAGTACTTCGATGAGCACATGAAGACGCACACAG GGGAGAAGCCGTACATCTGCGAGATCTGTGGCAAGAGCTTCACCAGCCGGCCCAACATGAAGCGGCACCGGCGCACGCACACGGGGGAGAAGCCGTACCCCTGCGACGTCTGTGGCCAGCGCTTCCGCTTCTCCAACATGCTCAAGGCCCACAAGGAGAAATGCTTCCGCGTCAGCCACCCCCTGGCCGGCGACGGCGccccctctgccccaggcctgtCCCCGACGCAGCCTTCGGCCCCCGCGCTGCCCCTGCTCCCGGGGCTGCCGCAGaccctgccgccgccgccgcacctgccgccgccaccgccgctcTTCCCCACCCCTGCCGACGCCGGCGGGAGGCTGAACGCCAGCGACTGA
- the ZBTB47 gene encoding zinc finger and BTB domain-containing protein 47 isoform X1 has translation MGRLNEQRLFQPDLCDVDLVLVPQRSVFPAHKGVLAAYSQFFHSLFTQNKQLQRVELSLEALAPGGLQQILNFIYTSKLLVNAANVHEVLSAASLLQMADIAASCQELLDARSLGPPGPGAVALAQPAASCTPAAPPYYCDIKQEADAPGLPKIYAREGPDPYSVRVEDGAGAEGGTAPAAIGPAQPFFKEEKEGGVEEAGGPPASLCKLEGGEELEEELGGSGTYSRREQSQIIVEVNLNNQTLHVSTGPEGKPGAATGPTTMVLGREDGLQRHSEDEEEEEEEEEEEEEEEGGGSGGEEEEEEEEEEEGGSQGEEEDEEEEGHSEQEEEEEDEEEGHSEQDQESSEEEEEGEEGETGGRQGPAGRRSSRAAPAPHSRMATRSRENAQRRGPPEPEEAGRRGGKRPKPPPGVTPAPARGPQATDGLGAKVKLEEKQHHPCQKCPRVFNNRWYLEKHMNVTHSRMQICDQCGKRFLLESELLLHRQTDCERNIQCVTCGKAFKKLWSLHEHNKIVHGYAEKKFSCEICEKKFYTMAHVRKHMVAHTKDMPFTCETCGKSFKRSMSLKVHSLQHSGEKPFRCENCNERFQYKYQLRSHMSIHIGHKQFMCQWCGKDFNMKQYFDEHMKTHTGEKPYICEICGKSFTSRPNMKRHRRTHTGEKPYPCDVCGQRFRFSNMLKAHKEKCFRVSHPLAGDGAPSAPGLSPTQPSAPALPLLPGLPQTLPPPPHLPPPPPLFPTPADAGGRLNASD, from the exons ATGGGCCGCCTGAACGAGCAGCGCCTCTTCCAGCCCGACCTCTGCGACGTGGACCTGGTCCTGGTGCCCCAGCGCAGCGTCTTCCCGGCACACAAGGGCGTGCTGGCTGCCTACAGCCAGTTCTTCCACTCCCTCTTCACCCAGAACAAGCAGCTGCAGCGTGTGGAGCTGTCCCTGGAGGCGCTGGCCCCGGGCGGCCTGCAGCAGATCCTCAACTTCATCTACACCTCCAAGCTGCTGGTCAACGCGGCCAACGTGCACGAGGTGCTCAGCGCCGCCTCCTTGCTGCAGATGGCTGACATCGCCGCGTCCTGCCAGGAGCTGCTGGACGCCCGCTCCCTTGGCCCACCGGGCCCTGGCGCTGTGGCCCTGGCCCAGCCAGCTGCCAGCTGCACCCCGGCCGCACCGCCCTACTACTGCGACATCAAGCAGGAGGCCGACGCCCCGGGCCTGCCCAAGATCTATGCCCGAGAGGGCCCTGACCCCTACTCGGTGCGCGTCGAGGACGGGGCAGGGGCCGAGGGTGGCACAGCACCTGCCGCCATCGGGCCAGCTCAGCCCTTCttcaaggaggagaaggagggtggTGTTGAGGAGGCGGGGGGGCCCCCAGCGAGCTTGTGCAagctggagggtggggaggagttgGAGGAAGAGCTTGGGGGTTCTGGCACCTACAGCCGTCGGGAGCAGTCCCAGATCATCGTGGAGGTGAACCTCAACAACCAGACGCTGCACGTGTCTACGGGGCCTGAGGGGAAGCCGGGTGCTGCCACAGGCCCTACCACCATGGTGCTGGGCCGGGAGGATGGGCTGCAAAGACACTcagaggacgaggaggaggaggaagaagaggaggaggaggaggaggaagaggagggtggtggcagtggaggggaagaggaagaggaggaggaggaggaagaggagggtggcagtcagggagaggaggaagatgaggaggaggaagggcacagcgagcaggaggaggaggaggaggacgaagaGGAAGGGCACAGTGAGCAGGATCAAGAgagctcagaggaggaggaggagggggaggaaggagagacggggggcaggcaggggccagcAGGGCGGCGCAGCAGCCGGGCAGCCCCCGCTCCCCACAGTCGCATGGCCACACGGTCCCGAGAGAATGCTCAGCGCCGGGGCCCCCCTGAGCCTGAGGAGGCCGGGCGGCGGGGTGGGAAGCGGCCGAAGCCACCCCCAGGAGTGACCCCTGCACCAGCCCGAGGGCCACAGGCCACGGATGGGCTGGGGGCCAAGGTGAAGCTGGAGGAGAAGCAGCACCACCCGTGCCAGAAGTGCCCGCGTGTTTTCAACAACCGCTGGTACCTGGAAAAACACATGAATGTGACCCACAGCCGCATGCAGATCTGCGACCAGTGCGGCAAGCGCTTCCTGCTGGAGAGCGAGCTGCTGCTGCACCGGCAGACAGACTGCGAGCGCAACATCCAG TGTGTGACGTGTGGCAAAGCTTTTAAGAAGCTCTGGTCCCTCCATGAGCACAACAAGATCGTGCACGGCTACGCGGAAAAAAAGTTCTCGTGTGAGATCTGCGAGAAGAAGTTCTACACCATGGCCCACGTGCGCAAGCACATGGTCG CCCACACCAAGGACATGCCCTTCACCTGCGAGACCTGCGGGAAGTCCTTCAAACGCAGCATGTCTCTCAAGGTGCACTCACTGCAGCACTCTGGGGAGAAGCCGTTCAGATGCGAG AACTGCAATGAGCGCTTCCAGTACAAGTACCAGCTGCGGTCCCACATGAGCATCCACATTGGCCACAAGCAGTTCATGTGCCAGTGGTGTGGCAAGGACTTCAACATGAAGCAGTACTTCGATGAGCACATGAAGACGCACACAG GGGAGAAGCCGTACATCTGCGAGATCTGTGGCAAGAGCTTCACCAGCCGGCCCAACATGAAGCGGCACCGGCGCACGCACACGGGGGAGAAGCCGTACCCCTGCGACGTCTGTGGCCAGCGCTTCCGCTTCTCCAACATGCTCAAGGCCCACAAGGAGAAATGCTTCCGCGTCAGCCACCCCCTGGCCGGCGACGGCGccccctctgccccaggcctgtCCCCGACGCAGCCTTCGGCCCCCGCGCTGCCCCTGCTCCCGGGGCTGCCGCAGaccctgccgccgccgccgcacctgccgccgccaccgccgctcTTCCCCACCCCTGCCGACGCCGGCGGGAGGCTGAACGCCAGCGACTGA